The proteins below come from a single Chrysoperla carnea chromosome 1, inChrCarn1.1, whole genome shotgun sequence genomic window:
- the LOC123305541 gene encoding CDC42 small effector protein homolog produces MSAAGELWIQCFPCCISQPHTKRPRLRIDRSMIGAPSNFQHLSHVGSRDVEVSNDQLIALQNQMQSKGGYDARYRSNIQAR; encoded by the exons atgtcTGCAGCTGGTGAACTATGGATTCAATGTTTTCCTTGTTGTATTTCTCAACCACACACAAAAAGGCCACGCTTACGTATTGATCg GTCAATGATTGGTGCACCTTCAAACTTTCAACATTTAAGTCATGTTGGAAGTCGTGATGTGGAAGTGTCGAATGATCAATTAATTGCATTACAAAATCAAATGCAAAGTAAAGGTGGCTACGACGCTCGCTATAGGTCCAATATTCAAGCACGTTAA